One window of Microcoleus vaginatus PCC 9802 genomic DNA carries:
- a CDS encoding class I SAM-dependent methyltransferase: MQSQTCLSPTVVCPISAESMKPWLFIPGDWRRPRNKESFQLYWCEKSQLGCIHPLPELNKIASFYDIDEYYTHHIDFTGFVSASSISFFDKLRTHLAWRFDRGVDVTSKWWKQQFGTASSSILEIGCANGHLLQELQAEGHKVWGVEPDRQALVLAQQRGLNVFYGTAESLPPEVESRQYDIIVMNHVLEHTRDPLLALRNAMQLLVDGGKVVMEVPNNSCIGLKSSGIAWMHLDVPRHLYFFTPQSLRAICEKVGFEVISTQFNGYYRQFDNTWINDERKIFSVFDSIASHQIVKRKENSQVQAWKLLLKTIFAADENKYDSIRIVAQKR, encoded by the coding sequence ATGCAAAGTCAAACGTGCTTAAGCCCTACCGTCGTCTGCCCGATATCGGCAGAGAGTATGAAACCGTGGCTATTCATACCCGGTGATTGGCGCAGACCTCGAAACAAAGAGTCATTTCAATTGTACTGGTGCGAAAAGTCACAACTTGGATGCATTCATCCTCTACCCGAACTCAACAAAATCGCCAGCTTCTACGACATTGATGAGTATTATACTCATCATATAGACTTTACAGGCTTCGTATCTGCCTCTTCTATTTCCTTCTTCGATAAATTGCGTACCCATCTAGCTTGGCGTTTCGATCGCGGAGTAGATGTCACAAGTAAATGGTGGAAGCAACAGTTCGGGACTGCTTCCTCTTCGATCTTAGAAATTGGTTGCGCCAACGGGCACCTGCTGCAAGAACTGCAAGCAGAGGGTCACAAAGTCTGGGGCGTAGAACCCGATCGACAAGCTTTAGTTTTGGCTCAGCAGCGAGGTCTTAATGTATTTTATGGTACTGCTGAATCTTTGCCCCCAGAAGTCGAGTCTAGACAGTACGACATAATTGTGATGAACCACGTACTCGAACATACCAGAGATCCTTTACTTGCACTCCGCAATGCCATGCAGTTGCTCGTGGATGGCGGCAAAGTGGTGATGGAAGTACCAAATAACTCTTGTATTGGGCTGAAGTCATCAGGGATTGCATGGATGCATCTAGATGTACCAAGGCATTTGTATTTCTTCACACCGCAGAGCTTGCGCGCTATCTGTGAAAAAGTAGGATTTGAGGTAATTTCTACCCAGTTTAATGGCTACTATCGCCAATTTGACAACACTTGGATCAATGATGAAAGAAAAATTTTCAGTGTGTTCGATTCCATTGCATCTCATCAGATAGTAAAGCGCAAAGAAAACAGTCAAGTCCAAGCTTGGAAGCTACTGCTGAAAACAATTTTTGCTGCTGATGAAAACAAGTACGATTCGATCCGGATTGTGGCACAAAAGCGATAG
- a CDS encoding glycosyltransferase, with protein sequence MLTNNNLTIVQPLKAKFLPNSEVLLTRKLIEAVGELATYWSGSITVMMEETKEDNDQMDAKIFKLDELPFKLEIISFDQITPALLHQHQSALVLAAPEYRQNHISQVCKIAGVPCIYVSEYSLKTRKQIVNVSTSNPLIRLRRIIWTYSQEYKQRKAIAMADGLQCNGTPTYQEYKHLNRNPQLFLDTRIREDMLATEADIERRTENRSQDMPLRLVFSGRLIKMKGADHLLEVAKELKQLKVKFEMFISGIGDLEEMMHQQIAANQLNDCVKMLGVPDFKTEFFPFVKNNIDLFVCCHRQGDPSCTYIETMAGGVPIVGYANEAFQGIAEMSEAGWVVPMNQPKQMAKKIAELSQNREEIKSMSFKSLKFAQQHTFEKTFQARVKHMQAIAYSTRPSQVIETQVSDAPHMVLAYSQLP encoded by the coding sequence ATGCTTACTAACAACAATCTGACAATCGTACAGCCACTAAAAGCCAAGTTTTTGCCAAACAGTGAAGTTTTACTGACCCGGAAGTTAATAGAAGCAGTTGGTGAGTTAGCCACCTATTGGTCTGGTTCAATTACTGTGATGATGGAAGAAACGAAAGAAGACAACGACCAGATGGATGCAAAAATATTCAAACTTGATGAATTGCCATTCAAACTGGAAATAATTTCTTTTGATCAAATCACCCCAGCTTTACTACATCAGCATCAGAGTGCCCTGGTATTGGCAGCCCCGGAATACAGACAGAACCATATCAGTCAAGTGTGTAAAATAGCGGGAGTACCGTGTATTTACGTTTCCGAATACAGTCTGAAAACTCGCAAACAGATCGTGAATGTGAGTACGAGCAATCCCTTGATCCGCTTGCGGAGAATCATCTGGACCTACAGTCAGGAATATAAGCAGCGCAAGGCGATCGCAATGGCAGACGGATTGCAGTGCAACGGCACTCCTACCTACCAAGAATACAAGCATCTCAATCGAAACCCACAGTTGTTCTTGGACACGCGGATTAGAGAGGATATGTTAGCAACAGAAGCTGACATTGAACGGCGCACTGAAAACCGCTCTCAAGATATGCCTCTGCGGCTAGTATTCTCAGGTCGCCTAATTAAGATGAAAGGAGCGGATCATTTACTTGAGGTCGCTAAAGAACTCAAACAACTGAAGGTGAAATTTGAAATGTTCATCAGTGGTATTGGTGACTTAGAAGAGATGATGCACCAGCAAATAGCTGCAAATCAACTTAATGATTGCGTGAAAATGCTCGGAGTGCCTGACTTTAAAACAGAGTTTTTCCCCTTTGTGAAGAACAATATTGATTTGTTTGTTTGCTGTCATCGGCAGGGCGATCCTTCTTGTACTTACATAGAAACTATGGCTGGTGGCGTGCCGATTGTTGGATATGCTAACGAAGCATTCCAGGGAATTGCAGAAATGTCGGAGGCAGGATGGGTGGTGCCAATGAATCAGCCTAAACAGATGGCGAAGAAAATTGCCGAACTCAGCCAAAACCGGGAAGAAATTAAATCGATGTCGTTCAAGTCGCTGAAGTTTGCTCAACAGCACACATTTGAGAAGACTTTTCAAGCTCGCGTAAAACATATGCAGGCTATTGCCTACTCAACACGGCCTAGTCAAGTCATCGAAACTCAAGTATCTGATGCTCCACATATGGTTTTGGCGTACAGTCAACTGCCTTAA
- a CDS encoding DUF362 domain-containing protein: MSAVSLIRANSYDRQILQTSLESLLAPLGGISAFVKSGDRVLLKPNLLTGSRPTKECVTRPELVYCVAKMVIEAGGKPFLGDSPAFGSAMGVAKANGYLPLLEELNLPIVEFQGKRYETVSEDFNHLRICKEAMEADVVINLPKLKSHVQLTVTMGVKNLFGCVPGKMKAWWHMEAGKDSARFGEMLVETARAINPNLTILDGIIGHEGNGPSGGEPKFLGILAASDDVFALDRTLVEIINADPATVPTVAAAMRLGLCSNLEAIDFPLLQPETLKVLDWKLPESMMPIDFGMPRVVKSAFKHLYIRFIKEKFSIKASH, encoded by the coding sequence ATGTCGGCTGTTAGTTTAATTCGTGCCAATTCATACGATCGCCAAATCTTGCAAACATCTTTAGAAAGTTTGCTCGCACCCTTGGGCGGAATCTCGGCTTTTGTCAAATCGGGCGATCGGGTTTTACTCAAACCCAATCTCCTGACAGGTTCTCGCCCTACAAAAGAATGTGTCACCCGCCCTGAATTGGTTTACTGTGTGGCCAAAATGGTTATAGAAGCGGGAGGAAAACCGTTTTTAGGTGATAGTCCAGCTTTTGGCAGCGCAATGGGTGTAGCCAAAGCCAACGGTTATTTGCCCCTGTTGGAAGAACTGAATTTGCCAATAGTTGAGTTTCAAGGAAAACGCTACGAAACTGTCAGCGAAGATTTCAATCATCTGCGAATTTGCAAAGAAGCAATGGAAGCGGATGTAGTGATTAATTTGCCCAAACTCAAATCTCACGTTCAATTAACCGTGACAATGGGCGTGAAAAATTTGTTTGGCTGCGTCCCCGGGAAAATGAAGGCTTGGTGGCACATGGAAGCTGGCAAAGATAGCGCCAGATTCGGTGAAATGCTGGTAGAAACTGCCCGGGCAATTAACCCAAATTTGACGATTTTGGATGGCATTATCGGTCACGAAGGTAACGGGCCAAGCGGCGGCGAACCTAAGTTTTTGGGAATATTGGCCGCGTCTGATGATGTGTTTGCTTTGGACAGAACTTTAGTTGAAATTATTAATGCTGATCCGGCGACGGTTCCCACTGTAGCTGCGGCGATGAGATTGGGACTTTGCTCGAATTTAGAGGCGATTGATTTTCCGCTTTTGCAGCCGGAAACTCTCAAGGTTTTGGATTGGAAGTTGCCGGAAAGCATGATGCCAATTGACTTTGGTATGCCCCGAGTGGTGAAGTCGGCTTTCAAGCACCTTTATATCCGGTTTATTAAAGAAAAGTTCAGCATCAAGGCTTCGCATTAG
- a CDS encoding aspartate ammonia-lyase: MTQKPTATYRTESDSMGDKQIPSNVYYGIQTLRAVENFPISGIKPLSTYVDACVLIKKATAIANGELGCIPQDISQAIVQAADEILAGNLRDQFVVDVYQAGAGTSHHMNVNEVLSNRALEIMGDEKGNYKRVSPNDHVNYGQSTNDVIPTAIRIGGLLALEKTLFPALSDAVVALENKAEEFKDIVKSGRTHMQDAVPVRLGDTFGAWAQILREHTLRIDRASDDLTSLGLGGSAAGTGLNTHPEYCQKVAEILSELIDHPLKPAKHLMAAMQSMAPFVNVSGALRNLAQDCVKMSHDLRLMDSGPKTGLKEIQLPPVQPGSSIMPGKYNPVMAEMTSMVCFQVMGYDSAIALAAQAGQLELNVMMPLIAYNLIHSIEILGNTISALTTQCLAKIEAKGDRCLAYAEGSLALVTALNTHIGYLNAAAVAKESLETGKSLRQIVLERGLMSAEDLAKVLDLEKMSAMPASSANV; encoded by the coding sequence ATGACTCAAAAGCCAACCGCAACCTATCGCACTGAAAGCGACTCGATGGGAGACAAACAAATCCCATCTAATGTCTACTACGGCATCCAAACCCTGCGCGCAGTTGAAAATTTCCCGATTAGCGGCATTAAGCCTTTATCAACATACGTTGATGCTTGTGTTTTAATTAAGAAGGCAACGGCGATCGCCAATGGCGAACTCGGCTGCATTCCCCAAGACATCAGTCAAGCAATTGTCCAAGCAGCAGATGAAATCCTAGCTGGCAACTTGCGCGATCAATTTGTAGTTGATGTCTACCAAGCCGGCGCCGGAACTTCTCACCACATGAACGTTAATGAAGTTCTTTCCAATCGCGCTTTGGAAATTATGGGCGATGAAAAAGGCAACTACAAGCGCGTCAGTCCTAACGACCACGTAAACTACGGTCAATCGACAAATGATGTGATTCCAACGGCAATTCGGATCGGCGGATTGTTGGCGTTAGAAAAAACTCTTTTTCCGGCTTTGTCAGATGCCGTAGTCGCCTTAGAAAACAAAGCAGAAGAATTCAAAGATATTGTAAAATCCGGCCGCACTCATATGCAAGATGCTGTGCCGGTTCGACTCGGCGACACCTTCGGCGCTTGGGCGCAAATTCTCAGAGAACATACTTTGAGAATTGACAGGGCCTCCGATGATTTGACATCCCTGGGATTGGGGGGAAGTGCGGCCGGAACCGGGTTAAATACTCACCCTGAATACTGTCAAAAAGTTGCTGAAATTCTCTCAGAATTAATCGACCACCCCCTAAAACCAGCAAAGCATTTAATGGCAGCTATGCAGAGTATGGCACCGTTTGTAAATGTGTCCGGCGCACTGCGAAATCTCGCTCAGGATTGCGTTAAAATGTCCCACGACTTGCGTTTGATGGACTCCGGGCCGAAAACGGGCTTGAAAGAAATTCAACTGCCTCCTGTGCAACCTGGTTCGTCAATTATGCCGGGAAAATACAATCCTGTGATGGCAGAAATGACATCGATGGTTTGTTTTCAAGTTATGGGTTACGATAGCGCGATCGCCCTTGCTGCCCAAGCGGGACAATTAGAATTGAACGTGATGATGCCCCTGATTGCCTACAATCTCATTCACAGCATCGAAATTTTAGGCAATACCATCAGTGCTTTGACTACCCAATGCCTCGCCAAAATTGAAGCTAAGGGCGATCGGTGTCTCGCTTACGCAGAAGGCAGTCTCGCCCTCGTTACCGCCCTCAACACTCACATCGGCTATCTCAACGCCGCCGCCGTCGCCAAAGAATCTCTAGAAACAGGCAAATCTTTGCGGCAAATTGTGCTAGAACGGGGTTTAATGAGTGCAGAAGACTTGGCAAAAGTTCTAGATTTAGAGAAAATGAGTGCGATGCCGGCATCTTCTGCTAACGTTTAG